The following proteins are encoded in a genomic region of Kosakonia oryzae:
- a CDS encoding sensor domain-containing protein has product MHSENDIFGSDNMLAALENVHDAVVLLDSMETVFFFNRAAEKLWGYPRISVLGCKASAIPLFGSLDVMPTGTESERALTVISATGEETSLAATISYEGCGSIGSPCRIVVHIDQERVTKLSTFDRLTGLPNRGALHQYIDQTLASSVCDRAAFFFLDLDHFKDVNDALGYAAGDNVLVAIAQRLMTEFSRQGFVSHADSDAFVLVIPDCDYTRATSIAQKIQALFRMPFNVADLALNVTVSTGISLYPDHGVSRDGLLKHANHASHLAKAAASGGYLFFSTEMNQVDQERLKLAAALKLAIASNLLHLHYQPQIWLKNGELYGVEALARWTDPVLGDVPPGKFITLAEETGEIEAIGRWTLHEACRQMAEWRSNGIHVPVVSVNLSPINFYNSSLPHYISYLLRQYRIPSSCLTIEITEGVMMDKRPETMKVICAVRELGVGLSMDDFGTGFSCLSRLAHLPMTELKIDQSFMRDLSEGSKMKAIATTVVKIGQSLHQTVVAEGVETEQQRNQLRDLQCDIAQGYLYSRALNASALAGWVQSRLQPEMRYE; this is encoded by the coding sequence ATGCATTCTGAAAATGATATTTTCGGCTCTGATAATATGCTTGCCGCACTCGAAAATGTTCACGATGCTGTCGTACTACTGGATAGTATGGAAACCGTGTTTTTCTTTAATCGTGCGGCGGAGAAATTATGGGGCTATCCGCGAATTTCTGTGCTGGGGTGTAAAGCCTCCGCTATTCCGTTGTTCGGCTCACTCGATGTGATGCCGACAGGCACCGAAAGTGAGCGTGCGTTAACGGTGATCTCCGCTACCGGTGAAGAGACATCGCTGGCCGCGACCATTAGTTATGAAGGTTGTGGCAGCATCGGTTCTCCTTGCCGCATTGTCGTGCACATCGATCAGGAGCGCGTCACCAAGCTCTCGACCTTTGACCGGCTTACCGGGCTGCCGAATCGCGGCGCGCTGCATCAGTATATTGATCAGACGCTGGCCAGCAGCGTGTGCGATCGCGCGGCGTTTTTCTTCCTCGATCTCGATCATTTTAAAGACGTCAATGATGCGCTGGGCTACGCCGCAGGGGATAACGTGCTGGTGGCGATTGCACAGCGTCTGATGACAGAGTTCTCCCGCCAGGGGTTTGTCAGCCACGCCGACAGCGATGCGTTTGTGCTGGTGATCCCGGATTGCGATTACACCCGCGCGACCAGCATTGCGCAGAAGATCCAGGCGCTGTTCCGAATGCCGTTTAATGTTGCCGATCTGGCGCTGAATGTGACGGTCAGCACCGGTATCAGCCTGTACCCGGATCACGGCGTTTCGCGCGATGGCTTGCTCAAACATGCCAACCACGCTTCGCATCTGGCGAAGGCGGCGGCGTCCGGCGGTTATCTCTTCTTCAGCACCGAGATGAATCAGGTCGATCAGGAACGTTTAAAACTGGCGGCGGCGCTGAAGCTCGCCATCGCCAGCAATTTGCTGCATTTGCACTATCAACCGCAAATATGGCTGAAGAATGGCGAGCTTTATGGTGTGGAAGCGCTGGCGCGCTGGACCGATCCGGTACTGGGCGATGTTCCCCCAGGAAAATTCATCACCCTGGCCGAAGAGACCGGCGAGATTGAAGCCATTGGTCGCTGGACACTTCATGAAGCTTGCCGCCAGATGGCGGAATGGCGCAGTAACGGTATTCATGTGCCGGTGGTATCGGTAAATCTTTCGCCGATCAACTTTTATAACAGCAGTCTGCCGCATTACATCTCTTATCTGCTGCGGCAATACCGCATTCCGTCAAGCTGCCTGACCATAGAGATCACCGAAGGGGTGATGATGGACAAACGCCCGGAAACGATGAAGGTGATCTGCGCGGTTCGCGAACTGGGCGTTGGGCTGTCGATGGACGATTTTGGCACCGGCTTCTCCTGCCTGTCGCGTCTGGCGCATTTACCGATGACGGAGCTGAAAATCGACCAGAGCTTTATGCGCGATCTCAGCGAAGGCAGCAAAATGAAAGCTATCGCCACGACGGTAGTGAAAATCGGCCAAAGTCTGCATCAGACCGTGGTTGCCGAAGGGGTGGAAACCGAGCAGCAGCGTAATCAACTGCGCGATTTACAGTGCGACATTGCCCAGGGCTATCTCTACTCCCGCGCCCTGAATGCATCTGCACTGGCGGGATGGGTGCAAAGCCGGTTACAGCCCGAAATGCGTTATGAGTGA
- a CDS encoding sensor domain-containing diguanylate cyclase produces MNNEKKVDHQDEDTRHLFELLNNNSDWVWEVDAQGRYTWSSEVVTELLGVSPKEVIGKTPFDFMPPGEAERVAGAFGAIVMEKRAFSGLVNRNQRADGSIVVLETSGIPLFDEQGELRGYRGIDRNISNLGERVLQLETIYETTPVALCMIDRQGRMVMSNKAMAKLLGNTVPQGFESHVQQLMPDYWPFFLTDFALADNGEELPSRELGWRDRCYDIQSVPVRDAMDAVVGLSVTWVDITERRHAEHKLASANKVLQQYAQLDHLTGLFNRRYMDECLLAEIARALQEDFPLSVCLADIDYFKNYNDSQGHQAGDDCLRIVAKTLTASQLRSNDNVSRYGGEEFLIILPGTDLAQAMGMAEGVRSSVSALQMPHAASPIGFITISIGVATLQAGQPECEDKPLHMIASGLIHRADTALYAAKRQGRNQVVSARDTSCS; encoded by the coding sequence ATGAATAATGAAAAAAAAGTTGATCACCAGGATGAAGATACCCGGCACCTCTTCGAGCTGCTGAACAATAATTCAGACTGGGTTTGGGAAGTGGATGCGCAGGGACGTTATACCTGGTCTTCCGAGGTGGTCACGGAGCTGCTTGGTGTGTCGCCGAAAGAGGTCATTGGCAAAACGCCCTTCGATTTTATGCCGCCGGGTGAAGCCGAACGCGTGGCAGGCGCGTTTGGCGCGATCGTGATGGAAAAGCGGGCTTTTTCCGGCCTGGTAAACCGTAACCAGCGTGCTGATGGCAGCATTGTGGTGCTGGAGACCAGCGGCATTCCGCTGTTTGATGAGCAGGGGGAGCTGCGTGGTTATCGCGGCATCGATCGCAATATCTCCAACCTTGGCGAGCGGGTTCTGCAACTGGAAACCATCTATGAAACCACGCCGGTGGCGCTGTGCATGATCGATCGCCAGGGGCGAATGGTGATGTCCAACAAAGCGATGGCGAAGCTGTTGGGGAACACTGTGCCGCAAGGCTTTGAAAGCCATGTTCAGCAGTTGATGCCCGATTACTGGCCCTTTTTCCTTACCGATTTTGCCCTTGCTGACAATGGAGAAGAGTTGCCTTCACGCGAACTCGGCTGGCGCGATCGCTGCTACGATATTCAGTCGGTGCCGGTGCGCGATGCGATGGATGCGGTCGTCGGTTTATCGGTGACCTGGGTGGATATCACCGAGCGTCGTCATGCGGAGCATAAGCTCGCCAGCGCGAATAAAGTGCTGCAACAGTACGCCCAGCTCGACCATCTGACCGGCTTGTTTAACCGCCGCTATATGGATGAGTGCCTGCTGGCGGAGATCGCCCGCGCGTTGCAGGAGGATTTTCCGCTGTCGGTTTGCCTGGCGGATATCGATTACTTCAAAAATTACAACGACAGCCAGGGACATCAGGCCGGAGATGACTGCCTGCGCATCGTTGCCAAAACCCTGACCGCATCGCAACTGCGCAGCAATGATAATGTCAGCCGCTATGGCGGCGAAGAGTTTCTGATTATCTTACCCGGCACCGATTTGGCGCAGGCGATGGGGATGGCTGAAGGCGTGCGCAGTAGTGTCAGCGCGCTACAGATGCCGCACGCCGCCAGCCCCATCGGCTTCATCACCATCAGCATTGGCGTGGCGACACTGCAGGCCGGGCAGCCGGAGTGTGAGGATAAACCGCTGCATATGATTGCCAGCGGCCTGATCCATCGGGCTGACACCGCACTCTATGCGGCGAAAAGGCAGGGACGCAACCAGGTCGTTTCCGCGCGGGACACTTCTTGCAGCTAA
- a CDS encoding trans-sulfuration enzyme family protein, translating into MKNLATQSVHSGVFNDQHGAVMPPIYATSTFAQPAPGQHTGYEYSRSGNPTRHALETAIAELEGGTRGYAFASGLASISTVLELLDKDSHLVAIDDVYGGTYRLIENVRRRSAGLQVSWVKPDDLAGLEAAIRPETKMIWVETPTNPLLKLADLAAIAAIAKRHNVLSVADNTFASPVIHRPLELGFDIVVHSATKYLNGHSDVVAGLAVVGDNPQLAEKLGYLQNAVGGVLDPFSSFLTLRGIRTLSLRVERHSSNALALARWLEQQPQVEKVWFPWLESHPQYQLARTQMALPGGMISVVVKGDDARATEIINKLTLFTLAESLGGVESLVSQPFSMTHASIPLEQRLANGITPQLIRLSVGIEDEKDLIADWKQALA; encoded by the coding sequence ATGAAAAACCTGGCAACGCAAAGCGTCCACAGCGGCGTCTTCAACGACCAACACGGCGCGGTCATGCCGCCGATTTATGCCACCTCCACCTTTGCACAGCCTGCGCCGGGCCAGCACACCGGCTATGAATATTCGCGCAGCGGCAACCCGACGCGCCACGCGCTGGAAACGGCTATCGCCGAACTGGAAGGCGGCACACGCGGTTATGCTTTTGCCTCCGGTCTCGCCAGTATCTCCACGGTACTGGAACTGCTGGATAAAGACAGCCATCTGGTGGCGATTGATGATGTCTATGGCGGCACGTATCGCCTGATTGAAAACGTGCGCCGCCGCAGCGCCGGGTTGCAGGTTAGCTGGGTGAAACCGGACGATCTGGCCGGGCTGGAAGCCGCCATTCGCCCGGAAACTAAAATGATCTGGGTGGAAACGCCCACCAACCCGCTGTTGAAGCTGGCGGATCTGGCCGCTATCGCCGCCATCGCCAAACGTCACAACGTGCTGAGCGTGGCGGATAACACCTTCGCATCGCCGGTGATCCATCGCCCGCTGGAGCTGGGTTTCGATATTGTGGTGCACTCCGCCACCAAATACCTGAACGGCCATTCGGATGTGGTTGCCGGTCTGGCGGTAGTGGGTGATAACCCGCAACTGGCGGAAAAACTCGGTTACCTGCAAAACGCCGTCGGCGGCGTGCTCGATCCCTTCAGCAGTTTCCTGACGCTGCGCGGTATCCGCACCCTTTCCCTGCGCGTGGAGCGCCACAGCAGCAACGCGCTGGCGCTTGCCCGCTGGCTGGAGCAGCAACCGCAGGTGGAAAAAGTGTGGTTTCCGTGGCTGGAATCCCACCCGCAGTATCAACTGGCCCGCACGCAGATGGCGCTGCCGGGCGGCATGATTTCCGTGGTGGTGAAAGGCGACGATGCGCGGGCAACGGAGATCATCAATAAATTAACCCTGTTTACACTGGCCGAGAGCCTCGGCGGCGTCGAAAGCCTGGTCAGCCAGCCATTCAGCATGACGCACGCCTCAATCCCGCTGGAACAGCGACTGGCGAACGGCATTACGCCACAACTGATTCGCCTGTCGGTGGGTATTGAAGATGAAAAGGATCTGATTGCCGACTGGAAACAGGCGTTGGCCTGA
- a CDS encoding pyridoxal-phosphate dependent enzyme gives MSVFHSVTELIGQTPLLQLHKLASGPCELFLKLENQNPGGSIKDRVALSMINEAERLGLLAPGGTIIEATAGNTGLGLALIAAQKGYSLILVVPDKMSREKIFHLRALGAKVVLTRSDVNKGHPAYYQDYARRLAEETPGAFYIDQFNNEANPLAHATTTAPEIFAQLDGRIDAIVVGVGSGGTLGGLQAWFAQHSPHTEFVLADPAGSILADQVETGRYGEPGSWLVEGIGEDFIPPLAQIDGVHKAFRVTDREAFATARELLQQEGILAGSSTGTLLSAALRYCQAQTSPKRVVTFACDSGNKYLSKMFNDDWMRQQGLLTRPSNGDLTDFIALRHDEGATVTAAPEDSLAAVLARMRLYDISQLPVLENGQLVGIVDEWDLISHVQGDSQRFSLPVRQAMTRNVEILDKHAPESALRNIFDRGLVAVIADNGRFVGLITRSDVLTTWRNRLEQ, from the coding sequence ATGTCTGTCTTCCATTCAGTAACCGAATTGATCGGCCAAACGCCGCTGTTGCAGTTGCATAAACTGGCAAGCGGCCCCTGCGAATTATTTCTCAAACTGGAAAACCAGAACCCCGGCGGTTCGATTAAAGACCGCGTGGCGCTGTCGATGATCAATGAAGCCGAACGGCTGGGTTTGCTCGCGCCTGGCGGCACGATTATTGAAGCCACCGCCGGAAATACCGGGCTGGGGCTGGCGCTGATCGCCGCGCAAAAAGGCTATTCGCTGATCCTGGTGGTGCCAGACAAAATGAGCCGCGAGAAGATTTTCCACCTGCGTGCGCTGGGGGCAAAAGTGGTGCTGACGCGCTCCGACGTCAACAAAGGTCATCCGGCCTATTACCAGGATTATGCCCGCCGTCTGGCGGAGGAAACGCCGGGAGCGTTTTACATCGATCAGTTCAACAACGAAGCCAACCCTCTGGCGCACGCGACCACGACCGCACCGGAAATTTTCGCCCAGCTCGACGGGCGAATTGACGCCATCGTTGTCGGCGTGGGTTCCGGCGGCACGCTTGGCGGTTTACAGGCTTGGTTCGCGCAACATTCGCCGCACACCGAGTTCGTGCTGGCGGATCCGGCAGGATCGATTCTCGCCGATCAGGTTGAAACCGGTCGTTATGGCGAGCCAGGCTCCTGGCTGGTTGAAGGTATCGGTGAGGATTTTATTCCGCCGCTGGCGCAGATCGACGGCGTGCATAAAGCCTTCCGCGTCACTGACCGTGAAGCCTTTGCCACCGCCCGCGAGTTGCTGCAACAGGAGGGTATTCTGGCAGGATCGTCCACCGGCACCCTGCTCAGCGCCGCACTGCGTTACTGTCAGGCGCAAACTTCGCCAAAACGGGTGGTCACTTTCGCCTGCGATAGCGGCAACAAATACCTGTCGAAAATGTTTAATGACGACTGGATGCGCCAGCAAGGTCTGCTGACGCGCCCGTCAAATGGCGATCTCACGGATTTTATCGCCCTGCGTCACGACGAAGGCGCCACCGTTACTGCCGCGCCGGAAGATAGCCTCGCCGCCGTGCTGGCACGCATGCGGCTGTATGACATTTCGCAACTGCCGGTACTGGAAAACGGCCAACTGGTCGGCATCGTCGATGAGTGGGATCTGATAAGCCACGTGCAGGGCGACAGCCAGCGCTTCTCCCTGCCGGTTCGCCAGGCGATGACGCGTAACGTAGAAATTCTCGATAAGCATGCGCCGGAAAGCGCACTGCGCAACATTTTCGATCGCGGCCTGGTGGCGGTGATCGCCGATAACGGCCGCTTTGTCGGCCTGATAACCCGCAGCGATGTGCTGACGACCTGGCGCAATCGTCTTGAACAATAA
- a CDS encoding methionine ABC transporter ATP-binding protein translates to MIVLRNISKIFDQGKASITAVDSVNLTVEQGQIYGIIGYSGAGKSTLIRLLNGLEKPTSGSVVINGQDIAQAKGEALRQARLKISMVFQHFNLLWSRTVSENIAFSMQIAGAPKAKIQARVAELIELVGLKGRENAYPSQLSGGQKQRVGIARALANNPDVLLCDEATSALDPQTTDQILDLLLDINRRFKLTIVLITHEMHVVRKICDRVAVMENGKVVEEGDVLNVFTHPQQPITRQFVRQVSQYKEEETFNPELNSDLDGTVIKLTFTGHSTHQPIVGELTLRYGLPFNILHGKMSQTAHGVFGQLWVHVKATPEQLDNILADLRNTDIASEVVTHG, encoded by the coding sequence ATGATCGTGCTAAGGAATATTTCCAAAATTTTCGACCAGGGAAAGGCATCGATTACCGCCGTCGACAGCGTCAATCTGACGGTTGAGCAGGGGCAAATTTACGGGATTATCGGCTACAGCGGCGCCGGAAAAAGTACGCTGATCCGTTTGCTGAACGGGCTGGAAAAGCCGACCAGCGGCAGCGTGGTGATTAACGGTCAGGATATTGCACAAGCAAAGGGCGAAGCCCTGCGCCAGGCGCGTCTGAAGATCAGCATGGTCTTCCAGCACTTCAATTTATTGTGGTCGCGCACGGTCAGCGAAAACATCGCCTTTTCTATGCAGATTGCCGGTGCACCAAAAGCGAAAATTCAGGCCCGCGTGGCGGAGTTGATCGAGCTGGTGGGGCTGAAAGGCCGCGAGAATGCCTATCCGTCGCAGCTTAGCGGCGGGCAGAAACAGCGCGTTGGCATTGCGCGTGCGCTGGCAAATAACCCGGACGTCCTGCTGTGCGATGAAGCGACCTCGGCGCTGGATCCGCAGACCACCGATCAAATCCTCGATCTGCTGCTGGATATTAATCGCCGCTTCAAACTGACCATCGTGCTGATCACCCATGAAATGCACGTGGTGCGCAAGATCTGCGATCGGGTCGCGGTGATGGAGAACGGCAAAGTGGTGGAAGAGGGCGACGTGCTGAACGTCTTTACCCATCCGCAGCAGCCGATTACCCGCCAGTTTGTGCGCCAGGTAAGCCAGTATAAAGAAGAAGAGACGTTCAACCCGGAGTTGAACAGCGATCTCGACGGTACGGTGATTAAGCTGACGTTTACCGGCCACAGTACGCACCAGCCGATCGTCGGTGAACTGACGCTGCGTTACGGTCTGCCGTTCAATATTCTGCACGGCAAGATGTCGCAGACGGCACATGGTGTTTTTGGACAATTATGGGTGCACGTGAAGGCGACCCCGGAACAACTGGACAATATCCTTGCGGATTTGCGCAACACCGATATTGCAAGCGAGGTCGTAACACATGGCTGA
- a CDS encoding methionine ABC transporter permease: MADSFFPHLKWEQLWAATQETLYMTALSGAATFVLGILLGLALFLTARGGLFQNRTLYSVISILVNVFRSIPFIILIVLLIPFTKTIVGTILGANAALPALIVGAAPFYARLVEIALREVDKGVIEATRSMGARLSTLVFRVLLPESSPALVSGITVTLIALVSYSAMAGVIGAGGLGNLAYLEGFQRNHNDVTLVATVTILIIVFIIQFCGDVITSLLDKR; this comes from the coding sequence ATGGCTGACTCTTTCTTCCCGCATCTGAAATGGGAGCAACTCTGGGCGGCGACGCAAGAGACGTTATATATGACGGCGCTCTCCGGCGCGGCAACGTTCGTACTGGGAATTTTGCTGGGGCTGGCGCTGTTTCTGACGGCGCGCGGCGGGCTGTTCCAGAACCGCACGCTGTATAGCGTGATTTCGATTCTGGTGAACGTTTTCCGCTCTATCCCGTTCATCATTTTGATTGTGCTGTTGATTCCTTTTACCAAAACCATCGTCGGGACCATTCTCGGCGCGAATGCCGCGCTGCCCGCGCTGATTGTCGGTGCGGCACCGTTTTACGCGCGCTTAGTCGAGATTGCGCTGCGCGAGGTGGATAAAGGGGTGATCGAGGCGACGCGTTCAATGGGCGCGCGGCTGAGCACACTGGTCTTTCGGGTGTTACTGCCTGAATCATCACCTGCGCTGGTGTCCGGTATTACCGTGACGCTGATTGCGCTGGTGAGCTACAGCGCCATGGCCGGGGTTATTGGCGCGGGCGGGTTGGGCAATCTTGCTTATCTGGAAGGATTCCAGCGCAACCACAACGACGTCACGCTGGTGGCGACGGTGACTATTCTTATCATCGTCTTCATTATTCAGTTCTGCGGCGACGTGATCACTTCTCTGTTAGATAAACGATAA
- a CDS encoding MetQ/NlpA family ABC transporter substrate-binding protein, with the protein MKKTLTLIAAATLSVLSFSSWADTLTVGASNVPHAEILEQAKPILAKQGIDLEIKPFQDYILPNTALASRELDANYFQHIPYLNSVIKDHAGDKSYDFVSAGAIHIEPIGIYSKKYKSLKDLPEGGKVIMRDAVSEEGRILSIFEKAGVIKLKPGVDKVTARIDDIVENPKKLKFLPNVEAALLPQMYNNNEGDAVVINANYAIDAGLDPVHDPIAVESGENNPYANIITVHRGDEKKKDIVALVNVLHSKEIQDWIRTKYKGAVIPVNN; encoded by the coding sequence ATGAAAAAAACACTGACACTGATTGCCGCAGCAACCCTTAGCGTTCTGAGCTTCTCCTCCTGGGCGGATACCCTGACCGTCGGCGCATCCAACGTGCCGCACGCGGAAATCCTTGAGCAGGCGAAACCGATTCTGGCGAAGCAGGGCATCGATCTCGAGATCAAACCGTTCCAGGATTACATTCTGCCGAACACCGCGCTGGCCAGCCGCGAACTGGATGCCAACTACTTCCAGCACATTCCGTACCTGAACAGCGTTATCAAAGATCATGCGGGCGACAAATCCTATGATTTCGTCAGCGCCGGTGCGATCCATATCGAGCCGATTGGTATCTACTCTAAAAAATACAAATCGCTGAAAGATCTGCCGGAAGGCGGCAAAGTGATCATGCGTGATGCCGTTTCTGAAGAGGGGCGTATCCTCTCCATCTTCGAAAAAGCGGGCGTGATCAAGCTGAAACCGGGCGTGGATAAAGTGACGGCGCGTATCGACGATATCGTTGAGAACCCGAAAAAACTGAAGTTCCTGCCGAACGTGGAAGCGGCGCTGCTGCCGCAGATGTATAACAACAATGAAGGCGATGCGGTGGTGATCAACGCCAACTACGCCATCGATGCGGGCCTGGATCCGGTACACGATCCGATCGCCGTTGAGAGCGGTGAAAACAACCCGTATGCCAACATCATCACCGTACACCGCGGCGACGAGAAGAAAAAAGATATCGTGGCGCTGGTGAACGTGCTGCACTCCAAAGAGATTCAGGACTGGATCCGTACCAAATATAAAGGTGCGGTGATCCCGGTTAACAACTGA
- a CDS encoding acetyl-CoA C-acetyltransferase produces MKDVVIVAAVRTPIGCFQGALSRHSAVELGSLVVQALVERSGVQPQDIDEVILGQVLTAGAGQNPARQSAIKGGLPNTVSAITINDVCGSGLKALHLASQAIQCGEADVVIAGGQENMSRAPHVLTDSRTGARLGNSQLIDSLVHDGLWDAFNDYHMGVTAENLAREYGISRERQDEWALSSQHKARAAIDAGRFRDEIVPVKTQSADGQPLLVETDEQPRTDPTAEALAKLTPAFEQTGSVTAGNASPMNDGAAAVLMMSEGKAAELNLPVLARIRAFASVGVDPALMGIAPVYAMRRCLERAGWQLDDVDLIEANEAYAAQALSVGKILEWDEKRVNVNGGAIALGHPIGASGCRILVSLVHEMQKRNARKGLATLCIGGGQGVALAVERD; encoded by the coding sequence ATGAAAGATGTCGTGATTGTGGCGGCGGTGCGTACGCCGATCGGCTGTTTTCAGGGAGCGCTGTCGCGCCATTCTGCCGTAGAACTGGGTAGCCTGGTGGTGCAGGCGCTGGTGGAACGCAGCGGCGTACAGCCACAGGATATTGATGAAGTGATTTTGGGCCAGGTGCTGACCGCCGGAGCCGGGCAAAACCCTGCCCGCCAGTCGGCCATCAAGGGCGGCCTGCCGAACACCGTTTCTGCCATTACCATTAATGACGTGTGCGGTTCCGGGCTGAAGGCGCTGCATCTGGCATCGCAAGCGATTCAGTGCGGCGAGGCGGATGTGGTGATCGCGGGTGGTCAGGAAAATATGAGCCGCGCGCCGCATGTTCTGACCGACAGCCGCACCGGGGCGCGACTGGGTAACAGCCAGTTGATTGACAGTCTGGTGCATGACGGCCTGTGGGATGCGTTCAATGATTATCATATGGGCGTTACCGCCGAGAACCTGGCGCGCGAGTATGGCATCAGCCGCGAGCGGCAGGATGAGTGGGCGTTAAGCTCGCAGCATAAAGCGCGTGCGGCGATTGATGCCGGGCGTTTTCGTGACGAAATTGTCCCGGTGAAGACGCAGAGCGCAGACGGGCAGCCACTGCTGGTGGAGACCGATGAACAGCCGCGCACCGATCCTACTGCGGAAGCACTGGCGAAACTGACGCCCGCCTTTGAACAGACGGGTTCAGTCACTGCCGGAAATGCATCGCCGATGAACGATGGTGCCGCTGCTGTGCTGATGATGAGCGAAGGCAAAGCGGCCGAACTGAATTTACCGGTGCTGGCGCGTATTCGCGCCTTTGCCAGCGTTGGCGTCGATCCGGCGCTAATGGGGATCGCGCCGGTTTATGCCATGCGTCGCTGTCTGGAGCGCGCTGGCTGGCAGCTTGACGATGTCGATCTGATCGAAGCCAACGAAGCGTATGCCGCGCAGGCGCTGTCGGTAGGGAAAATCCTCGAATGGGACGAGAAGCGCGTTAATGTCAACGGCGGCGCTATTGCGCTGGGCCATCCGATTGGCGCTTCCGGTTGCCGGATCCTGGTGTCGTTAGTGCATGAGATGCAAAAGCGCAATGCCCGCAAAGGGCTGGCGACACTCTGTATCGGCGGCGGGCAAGGCGTGGCGTTGGCCGTTGAACGCGATTAA
- a CDS encoding oligogalacturonate-specific porin KdgM family protein, whose amino-acid sequence MFKKSLALASLLGASFASQAVTVDLRHEYIDSGSNADRVAVSHRFENGVGFGVEAKWKSGGDDADKPLTEIVGNGHEESINWRWAATKNIALTPGFNIESKDTNSIYKPYIHAQYSFDNGVYIAGRYRYEYTRNPDSSTVDNKVNKFDAWLGWAMGDYRVELNYVYAKSTEDVIRENNKTYSNEYNAKVAYKLDKNWSPYVEVGNVGVKTTDERQTRFRVGVAYSF is encoded by the coding sequence ATGTTTAAAAAATCTCTGGCTCTTGCTTCACTCCTTGGCGCATCCTTCGCTTCACAAGCGGTCACTGTAGACTTACGTCATGAATACATCGATAGCGGTTCAAACGCCGATCGCGTTGCGGTCTCTCACCGCTTTGAAAATGGCGTCGGTTTTGGTGTCGAAGCGAAATGGAAATCGGGCGGCGACGATGCGGATAAACCGCTAACGGAAATCGTCGGTAACGGCCACGAAGAATCCATTAACTGGCGCTGGGCAGCGACTAAAAATATTGCGTTAACACCAGGCTTTAATATCGAAAGTAAAGATACCAACTCTATCTATAAACCCTATATTCACGCGCAGTACAGCTTCGATAATGGCGTTTATATTGCTGGCCGTTACCGTTATGAATACACACGTAACCCGGATTCCAGCACCGTTGATAATAAGGTCAACAAATTCGATGCATGGCTCGGTTGGGCGATGGGCGATTATCGCGTTGAGCTGAACTATGTTTACGCCAAGAGCACCGAAGATGTTATTCGCGAGAACAACAAAACTTATTCCAACGAATACAACGCTAAAGTGGCCTATAAACTGGATAAAAACTGGTCTCCGTATGTGGAAGTCGGCAACGTCGGCGTGAAAACCACTGACGAACGCCAGACCCGTTTCCGCGTCGGTGTCGCGTACTCTTTCTGA